The genomic interval CGCGGGTAGGCGAGCGGATCCGACGCGAGCCAGCGCATGGTGTGGGCGCGTCCCCAGGTGGCCGTCATCCCGAGCCTCCACCCGGAGCGCGCGTAGGGCGCGGGCCCCCGGCGGGTGCGCGGATGGAACGCGAGCGGCCGGTTGATCAGATACAGGCGGCCGAACGCGCTCGCGCAGCGGCTGAGGACTCCGTCCTCGCCCCGTCCGGATCCCGACTCGTAGAGCGCGACGAGATTGTCGAGGCACGAGAGCTCGCGGAGGACGTCGCGGCGAAACGCCATCGCGCCTCCCCAGAGCGCATCGACCTCGACCGTCTCTCCCGGCGGAAGCCCGAAGAACGACACCGTCTGGCCGCCCGGAGTGAGCGCGCCCGGCGGATACGCGGCGGTTCCGAGCCACCGCTCCTTCAGCGCCGAAACGTTCCGCCGCGGCTGATCCCCCGGCCCGTCCCACGTCAGGACGAAACCGATCCCCGCGACCGGCCCTCGCCGCGCGGCGGCCGCGCGCGCTCGATCGAGCGCTTCGAGCGCCTCCTCGCCGAGCCGCACGTCGTCGTCGAGGAAGAGCACCCATTCCCCGGTCGCGTGCGAGAACGCCCACCACCGCTGCCACGGCAGCGCGCGCCGGAGGGACGGGAGGTGCCGCACGCGCCACTCGGGATGGCGGGCCGCGAAAGCCGCGACGACCTCGCGCGCCGACGCGTCCCGCGAGGAGTCGCTGACGATCACCTCCCGGGGCACGAGACGCTGCCGTCCGATCGCCTCGAGCGTTCCGCGCAGCAGCTCGGCGCGTTCGTGGGTCGCGATGCAGATGCTGATCGACATCGGAACACCTCAGGCGGGGGGGAAATCGGCGCGGCGCGGATGGACGACGACGTTCTGCGGGCGAAACGCCCGGATGCACCCCGCGAAGAATTCCTCGTTCCGCGAGACGATCGCCGGGAGCGAGAACGACTCCTTCGCCCGGCGGCGGCCCGCCGCCCCGAGCCGGCGCGCGAGCGCGTCGTCGCCGAGAATCGACAGGATCGCGTCCGCGATCTCCTCGGGCCGGTCGGGATCGACGAGGAGTCCGTCGCGGCCGTCCTCGATCATCTCCGGCCCGCTCCCGCGCCGGGTCGAGATCGTCGGACAGCCCGACGCCATCGCCTCGAGCGGAGCGAGCGCGAACGCCTCCGCGTAGGACGGGAAGACCGCCGCCCGCGCCGAATGCAGGCTGTCGAGGACCGTCCGCCGGTCGACGTGTCCGTGGAAGACGACGCTGTCGCGGGCGGCGCGCGGCAGGATCGACTGGAGATGCGCGCGCATCGACCCGCCGCTCTCCGTGCGTCCGTCCTTTCCGAAGACGTGGAGCTCGGCGTCGCGCCGGCGCTCGGCGACCTTCGGCCAGGCGCGCACGAGCGGGACGACTCCTTTCTTCGGGGTCAGCGTGCCCGTGAACACGATGCGCCGCGCGGACCGGTGGAAGCTCCGGATCGGATCGTCGGCGTCGACCGGGTTGTGCAGCACCGCGTGCGGTCCGCCGGAAAGACGGAAGAGCGATTTCGTGCGGTCGGCCGTGTACCGCGAAACCGAGCACCAGTAGTCGGCGCGGCGGAGCGCCCGGCTCTCGATCCAGAACGCGGTGCGTTTGATCGGCCGCCGCGTCTCGGCGGCGAAATAGCTCGCGGAACCGTGCAGGCGCACGACGACCGGCACGGGAAGCGCGGGCCAGCCGGCGGTGTACCCCTGGTAGTCGGGAGCCTCGACGAGGTCGATCTCCCCCCCCGCCGCCCACCCCTCGATCATCCGGTAGAGCGCGAGGCGGGCGGGCACCCAGCCGAGCCGATAGTCCGGCTCCCGGAGCCGCCAGACCCGGACCCCCTCGTCCTCCTCGTAGTCCGGAGCCGGGTACGAAGGCGGGTAGATCCCCGCCACGCGGACCGAGTGCCCGGCCTCCGCCAGCGCGCGCGCGAGGAGGCGCGTCATCGTTCCGATCCCGCCGTGCGGACCGGGAGGATATTCGCCGCAGACGAACGCGATCTTCAAGCGGCCCCCTCGCGGCGCGTTTCGCCCGAGGCGAGAGCCCGGAGCGCGTCGGAGAGGCGCCGCGACGCCTGGTCCATGGGTTGCTCGACGTGGAGGTGAAGCCAGCGACGGCGCGCGTCGGCCTTCTCGGCGGGGTGCTCGAGCGCGTGCCCGACCACCGCGGCGAGCTCCTCCCGGCTCCGCGCCCAGTGGACGGGCTGGAGCTGGTGCGTCGTCTTGAAGTGCGGAAGCCGGTAGATGTTCTCGAAGCTCCAGTGCGCGTCCCGCTCGGGAGGGTCGTAGGCGATGAAGATCGCCGGTTTGTCGAACGCCGCGAAATCCATCGCCATCGTCGAGCCGACGTTGATGACGAGGTCCGAGTGGGCGACGACGTTGGCGAGCAGCGCAACGTCTTCGCGCGTCGGAACGATCGACGCCCAGTCGCCGCGTCCTTCGGAGCGCCACAGCGGATCGGACACGGCGATCTCCGGGAAACGGGACAGGACGGCGTCGAACCGCGGCGACTTGTCGACCGGGCTCCGGCGGAAGAGAACCTGCGGCCGCCGCGCCGCGGGGATCCCGCGCAGCGCCTCCGCCAGGTCCGCGAGGTAGACGGGATCGTGCGGCGAGGTCACCTCGTCGTCGCCGGAGAAGCAGACGACCGGCCGCGCGGGATCGAGACCGAGCTTCCGGAGGAAGTCCTCGCGCGGCTCGAGCAGCGACAGGTCGTGATAGCTCTCGAACTGCGGAGTGCCGACGACGCGCACCCGGTCGGGCGAAACGTCCGGATAGAGCGCGACGAGCTCGTCCCGCATGAACTCGCTCCAGACGAAATAGCAGTCCGCCGAGACCGGCATCCTCCCCTTCGGGAGGTTGTCCCAGGAGTAGATGAACGTGGCGCTCGGGATTCCGAGGCGGCGCGCGGCGAGCATCGCCGGAACGGCCCGAAGGGACTTCTGATGTCCGCAGAAGACCGCGTCCGGACGCTCGTCGCGCAGGAGGCGCTCGAACGCCCGGGTGTGAGAGGCGCGCGCGGCGAGCGCCTGGTGGAGACGATCGAGGAGGACGATCCGGCGCGGACCCGCCGACAGGCGTCCGAGGAGCTTCGAGACGCGCTCGACCGCTCGGGCCGCCGC from Thermoanaerobaculia bacterium carries:
- a CDS encoding glycosyltransferase, with the translated sequence MSISICIATHERAELLRGTLEAIGRQRLVPREVIVSDSSRDASAREVVAAFAARHPEWRVRHLPSLRRALPWQRWWAFSHATGEWVLFLDDDVRLGEEALEALDRARAAAARRGPVAGIGFVLTWDGPGDQPRRNVSALKERWLGTAAYPPGALTPGGQTVSFFGLPPGETVEVDALWGGAMAFRRDVLRELSCLDNLVALYESGSGRGEDGVLSRCASAFGRLYLINRPLAFHPRTRRGPAPYARSGWRLGMTATWGRAHTMRWLASDPLAYPREWRRLAALETGRALAAAARRPWRPDAWAQIAGTVAGIARSAARWREIPRHARSRDSWAGAA
- a CDS encoding glycosyltransferase family 4 protein — translated: MKIAFVCGEYPPGPHGGIGTMTRLLARALAEAGHSVRVAGIYPPSYPAPDYEEDEGVRVWRLREPDYRLGWVPARLALYRMIEGWAAGGEIDLVEAPDYQGYTAGWPALPVPVVVRLHGSASYFAAETRRPIKRTAFWIESRALRRADYWCSVSRYTADRTKSLFRLSGGPHAVLHNPVDADDPIRSFHRSARRIVFTGTLTPKKGVVPLVRAWPKVAERRRDAELHVFGKDGRTESGGSMRAHLQSILPRAARDSVVFHGHVDRRTVLDSLHSARAAVFPSYAEAFALAPLEAMASGCPTISTRRGSGPEMIEDGRDGLLVDPDRPEEIADAILSILGDDALARRLGAAGRRRAKESFSLPAIVSRNEEFFAGCIRAFRPQNVVVHPRRADFPPA